From a single Leclercia sp. AS011 genomic region:
- a CDS encoding lysozyme inhibitor LprI family protein, translating to MKRAFIAGAALLLSASALADECANASTQTEMNTCAAQQYQAADKTLNQTYQTALKRAAAPQRDLLKKAQQAWIALRDADCALIGSGTEGGSVQPMIVNQCLAEKTNEREAWLASMMQCEEGDLSCPLPPGH from the coding sequence ATGAAACGAGCGTTTATTGCCGGTGCCGCGTTACTGCTGAGCGCCAGCGCCCTGGCGGATGAGTGCGCTAACGCCAGCACACAGACTGAAATGAATACCTGCGCCGCACAACAATACCAGGCGGCGGATAAAACCCTGAACCAGACGTATCAGACGGCGCTGAAGCGCGCCGCCGCCCCCCAGCGCGATCTGCTGAAAAAGGCGCAACAGGCGTGGATCGCCCTGCGCGATGCCGACTGCGCCTTAATCGGCTCGGGCACCGAGGGCGGCTCCGTTCAGCCGATGATCGTCAACCAGTGTCTGGCGGAAAAAACCAATGAACGGGAAGCCTGGCTGGCCTCGATGATGCAGTGCGAAGAGGGCGATTTAAGCTGCCCTCTCCCGCCGGGGCATTAA
- a CDS encoding NupC/NupG family nucleoside CNT transporter → MYQFLHFLLALVVILALAWLVSFDRRNVRIRYVIQLIVIEIALAFFFLHAESGLFVIQYVSGFFESLLKYAAEGTNFVFGGMGEKGLAFIFLGVLCPIIFISALIGILQHWRILPVIIRVIGTLLSKVNGMGKLESFNAISSLTLGQSENFIAYKGVLGDLSSRRLFTMAATAMSTVSLSIVGAYMTMLEAKYVVAALILNMFSTFIILTVINPTRPEAEPEIKLEKMHESQSFFEMLGEYILAGFKVAMIILAMLIGFIALISAVNALFSSVFGLSFQQILGYVFYPLAWLVGIPLSDALHAGGIMATKLVANEFVAMIELQKIAAQMTPRGLGILSVFLVSFANFASIGIVAGAIKGLNEHQGNVVSRFGLRLVYGATLVSLLSASFAGLVL, encoded by the coding sequence ATGTATCAATTCCTGCACTTCCTGCTGGCGCTGGTGGTTATCCTTGCCCTGGCCTGGCTGGTCAGCTTTGACCGCCGCAACGTCCGCATTCGCTACGTTATTCAATTGATCGTGATTGAAATTGCGCTGGCGTTCTTTTTCCTCCACGCCGAAAGCGGCTTGTTTGTTATTCAGTACGTCTCGGGCTTCTTTGAGTCATTGCTGAAATATGCCGCCGAAGGGACCAACTTTGTATTTGGCGGAATGGGTGAAAAGGGGCTGGCGTTTATTTTCCTCGGCGTGCTGTGCCCGATTATCTTTATTTCCGCGCTGATCGGTATTTTGCAGCACTGGCGTATTCTGCCGGTGATTATCCGCGTGATCGGCACCCTGCTGTCGAAGGTTAACGGCATGGGCAAGCTCGAATCCTTTAACGCCATCAGCTCCCTGACGCTCGGCCAGTCAGAAAACTTCATTGCTTACAAAGGGGTGCTGGGGGATCTGTCATCGCGTCGTCTGTTCACCATGGCGGCGACTGCCATGTCGACCGTGTCGCTGTCGATTGTTGGCGCTTATATGACCATGCTGGAGGCGAAATATGTAGTGGCGGCGCTGATCCTGAATATGTTCAGCACCTTTATCATCCTCACGGTGATTAACCCCACCCGCCCGGAAGCGGAGCCGGAAATTAAGCTGGAAAAAATGCATGAATCCCAGAGCTTCTTCGAGATGCTGGGCGAATATATTCTGGCAGGCTTCAAGGTGGCGATGATAATTCTGGCGATGCTGATTGGCTTTATTGCCCTGATCAGTGCGGTCAACGCCCTCTTCTCCAGCGTCTTCGGCCTGAGCTTCCAGCAAATTCTGGGCTACGTCTTCTATCCGCTGGCCTGGCTGGTGGGGATCCCGCTGAGCGATGCCCTGCACGCGGGCGGGATTATGGCGACCAAGCTGGTGGCCAACGAGTTTGTGGCGATGATCGAGCTGCAAAAAATCGCTGCGCAGATGACCCCGCGCGGGCTGGGCATCCTGTCGGTGTTCCTGGTCTCCTTCGCCAACTTTGCCTCCATCGGCATTGTGGCCGGGGCGATTAAAGGGCTGAACGAGCATCAGGGCAACGTGGTGTCGCGGTTTGGTCTGCGCCTGGTGTACGGCGCAACGCTGGTGAGCCTGCTGTCGGCGAGCTTTGCGGGATTAGTGTTGTAA
- the rutC gene encoding pyrimidine utilization protein C — translation MPKSVIIPPGTSTPIAPFVPGTLADGVVYVSGTLPFDAQNNVVFPDDPKAQTRHVLQTIQRVIETAGGTMADVTFNSIFITDWKNYAAINEIYAEFFPGDKPARFCIQCGLVKPEALVEIATIAHIGR, via the coding sequence ATGCCGAAATCTGTGATTATTCCACCGGGCACCAGCACCCCGATTGCCCCCTTCGTTCCCGGCACCCTCGCGGACGGGGTGGTCTACGTCTCGGGCACCCTGCCGTTTGACGCCCAGAATAACGTGGTGTTTCCCGATGACCCAAAGGCGCAAACCCGCCACGTGCTACAGACTATCCAGCGCGTTATCGAAACGGCGGGCGGGACGATGGCGGACGTGACCTTCAACAGCATCTTTATTACCGACTGGAAAAACTACGCCGCGATTAACGAGATCTACGCCGAATTTTTCCCTGGCGATAAACCGGCCCGCTTCTGCATTCAGTGCGGGCTGGTGAAACCCGAGGCGCTGGTGGAGATTGCCACCATCGCCCACATTGGCCGGTGA
- the putP gene encoding sodium/proline symporter PutP yields MAISTPMLVTFLIYIFGMILIGFLAWRSTKNFDDYILGGRSLGPVVTALSAGASDMSGWLLMGLPGAIFLSGISESWIAIGLTLGAWVNWKLVAGRLRVHTEANNNALTLPDYFTGRFEDNSRILRIISALVILLFFTIYCASGIVAGARLFESTFGMSYETALWAGAAATILYTFVGGFLAVSWTDTVQASLMIFALILTPVIVILSVGGLGDSLAVIQQKSIENVDMLKGLNFVAILSLMGWGLGYFGQPHILARFMAADSHHTIVHARRISMTWMILCLGGACAVGFFGIAYFNNNPSLAGAVNQNAERVFIELAQILFNPWIAGILLSAILAAVMSTLSCQLLVCSSAITEDLYKAFLRKNASQKELVWVGRFMVLVVALVSIALAANPENRVLGLVSYAWAGFGAAFGPVVLFSVLWSRMTRNGALAGMIIGAVTVIVWKQFAWLGLYEIIPGFIFGSIGIVVFSLLGKAPSAAMQKRFAEADAHYHTAPPSKLQAE; encoded by the coding sequence ATGGCAATTAGCACACCGATGCTGGTGACATTTCTTATCTATATTTTTGGCATGATCCTGATAGGGTTCCTTGCATGGCGTTCTACCAAAAACTTTGACGACTACATCCTCGGCGGGCGTAGCCTCGGGCCGGTAGTGACCGCGCTCTCGGCGGGCGCGTCGGACATGAGCGGCTGGCTGCTGATGGGCCTGCCCGGTGCGATCTTCCTCTCCGGGATTTCCGAAAGCTGGATTGCCATCGGTCTGACCCTTGGCGCATGGGTAAACTGGAAGCTGGTGGCCGGGCGTCTGCGCGTGCACACCGAAGCTAACAACAACGCCCTGACCCTGCCGGACTACTTCACCGGGCGTTTCGAAGACAACAGCCGCATCCTGCGTATTATCTCCGCGCTGGTTATTCTGCTGTTCTTCACCATCTACTGTGCCTCCGGCATCGTGGCCGGGGCGCGTCTGTTCGAAAGCACCTTCGGCATGAGCTATGAAACCGCCCTGTGGGCGGGTGCGGCGGCGACCATCCTCTATACCTTCGTGGGTGGCTTCCTGGCGGTGAGCTGGACCGATACCGTGCAGGCCAGCCTGATGATTTTCGCCCTGATCCTGACCCCGGTGATTGTGATCCTCTCCGTGGGCGGCCTGGGTGATTCCCTGGCGGTGATTCAGCAGAAGAGCATCGAAAACGTCGATATGCTGAAAGGACTTAACTTCGTTGCCATTCTCTCCCTGATGGGCTGGGGGCTGGGTTACTTCGGCCAGCCGCACATCCTGGCGCGCTTTATGGCGGCAGACTCGCACCACACCATCGTTCATGCCCGTCGGATCAGCATGACCTGGATGATCCTCTGCCTGGGCGGTGCCTGTGCGGTGGGCTTCTTCGGTATTGCCTACTTCAACAACAATCCGTCCCTGGCGGGTGCGGTGAACCAGAACGCCGAGCGCGTGTTTATCGAGCTGGCGCAGATCCTCTTCAACCCGTGGATCGCCGGTATTCTGCTCTCTGCAATTCTGGCAGCGGTGATGTCCACCCTGAGCTGCCAGCTGCTGGTCTGCTCCAGCGCTATCACCGAAGATCTGTACAAAGCCTTCCTGCGTAAAAACGCCAGCCAGAAAGAGCTGGTGTGGGTTGGCCGCTTTATGGTGCTGGTGGTGGCGCTGGTCTCCATCGCCCTGGCGGCAAACCCGGAAAACCGCGTGCTGGGTCTGGTGAGCTACGCCTGGGCAGGCTTCGGGGCCGCGTTTGGTCCGGTGGTGCTGTTCTCGGTGCTGTGGTCCCGCATGACCCGCAACGGCGCGCTGGCGGGGATGATTATCGGTGCGGTCACGGTGATCGTCTGGAAACAGTTCGCGTGGCTGGGCCTGTACGAAATCATTCCGGGCTTTATCTTCGGCAGCATCGGGATTGTGGTCTTCAGCCTGCTGGGTAAAGCGCCGTCTGCCGCGATGCAGAAACGCTTTGCTGAAGCGGATGCGCATTACCACACGGCACCGCCGTCGAAGTTACAGGCTGAGTAA
- the rutA gene encoding pyrimidine utilization protein A, with the protein MKIGVFVPIGNNGWLISTHAPQYMPTFELNKAIVQKAEHYHFDFALSMIKLRGFGGKTEFWDHNLESFTLMAGLAAVTSRIQIYATAATLTLPPAIVARMASTIDTISGGRFGVNLVTGWQKPEYEQMGLWPGDEYFSKRYDYLTEYVQVLRDLWGTGKSDFKGEFFTMNDCRVSPQPSVPMKVICAGQSDAGMEFSAKYADFNFCFGKGVNTPAAFAPTAARMKEAAEKTGRDVGSYVLFMVIADETDEAARAKWEHYKAGADAEALSWLSEQSQKDTRSGSDTNVRQMADPTSAVNINMGTLVGSYASVARMLDEVASVPGAEGVLLTFDDFIAGIENFGERIQPLMTCRAHLPALTKEVA; encoded by the coding sequence ATGAAAATTGGCGTATTCGTTCCTATTGGCAATAACGGCTGGTTGATCTCCACCCACGCGCCGCAGTACATGCCGACCTTCGAGCTGAACAAGGCGATTGTGCAAAAAGCGGAGCACTACCACTTCGATTTTGCCCTGTCGATGATCAAGCTGCGCGGCTTCGGCGGTAAAACCGAATTCTGGGATCACAACCTGGAGTCCTTCACCCTGATGGCCGGGCTGGCGGCGGTCACCTCCCGGATCCAGATCTACGCCACCGCCGCCACCCTCACCCTGCCCCCGGCGATTGTGGCGCGGATGGCCTCGACCATCGATACCATCTCCGGCGGGCGCTTTGGCGTGAACCTCGTCACCGGCTGGCAGAAGCCGGAGTACGAGCAGATGGGCCTCTGGCCGGGGGATGAGTACTTCTCGAAGCGCTACGACTATCTCACCGAATATGTGCAGGTCCTGCGGGATCTGTGGGGCACCGGCAAGAGCGACTTCAAAGGCGAGTTTTTCACCATGAACGACTGCCGGGTCAGCCCGCAGCCGTCGGTGCCAATGAAGGTGATCTGCGCCGGGCAGAGCGACGCCGGGATGGAGTTCTCGGCGAAATACGCCGATTTCAACTTCTGCTTCGGCAAAGGGGTCAACACTCCGGCAGCCTTTGCACCCACGGCGGCGCGCATGAAAGAGGCGGCGGAGAAAACCGGGCGCGATGTGGGCTCCTACGTGCTGTTTATGGTGATTGCCGATGAAACCGACGAGGCGGCGCGGGCGAAGTGGGAGCACTACAAAGCCGGGGCCGACGCCGAGGCTCTGAGCTGGCTCAGCGAGCAGAGCCAGAAGGACACCCGCTCCGGATCTGACACCAACGTGCGGCAGATGGCCGACCCGACCTCGGCGGTCAACATCAATATGGGCACTCTGGTGGGCTCGTATGCCAGCGTGGCGCGGATGCTCGATGAGGTTGCCAGCGTGCCGGGTGCCGAGGGGGTCCTCCTGACCTTTGATGACTTTATTGCCGGGATTGAAAACTTCGGCGAGCGCATCCAGCCGCTGATGACGTGCCGCGCTCATCTTCCTGCGTTAACGAAGGAGGTGGCGTAA
- a CDS encoding DUF3574 domain-containing protein yields the protein MTIKTGLVAGAILLLAGCNAPSHSTADNTCKADNQMQQTTLYFGLNRPAGEAITGQEWQQFVDQEVTPRFRDGLTVFDARGQWLGNDGKVARESSKALMLIHGKDAQSESNIEALRGVYKQRFAQESVMRVDQPVCVQF from the coding sequence ATGACAATCAAAACCGGGCTTGTGGCTGGCGCAATTTTACTGCTGGCCGGCTGCAACGCCCCCTCGCACAGCACCGCGGATAACACCTGCAAAGCCGATAATCAGATGCAGCAAACCACCCTCTACTTCGGCCTGAACCGTCCGGCAGGGGAGGCGATCACCGGCCAGGAGTGGCAGCAGTTTGTTGACCAGGAGGTCACCCCGCGTTTTCGCGATGGTTTAACGGTGTTTGATGCGCGTGGGCAGTGGCTGGGGAATGACGGGAAAGTGGCGCGCGAATCGAGCAAGGCGCTGATGTTGATCCACGGAAAAGATGCACAGAGCGAAAGCAATATTGAGGCGCTGCGCGGAGTGTATAAGCAGCGCTTCGCCCAGGAGTCGGTGATGCGCGTTGACCAGCCGGTGTGCGTGCAGTTTTGA
- the rutB gene encoding pyrimidine utilization protein B, with protein MTTLPARPEAITFDPQHSALIVVDMQNAYASRGGYLDLAGFDVSATRPVIDNIRTAVAAARTAGIQIIWFQNGWDEQYVEAGGPGSPNFHKSNALKTMRQRPELQGKLLAKGGWDYQLVNELVPEPGDIVLPKPRYSGFFNTPLDSILRSRGIRHLIFTGIATNVCVESTLRDGFFLEYFGVVLEDATHQAGPAFAQQAALFNIETFFGWVSDVATFCDALSPAACARIA; from the coding sequence ATGACGACATTACCCGCACGCCCGGAAGCCATCACCTTTGATCCGCAGCACAGCGCGCTGATCGTGGTGGATATGCAGAACGCCTACGCCAGCCGGGGGGGCTATCTCGACCTCGCCGGGTTCGACGTCTCCGCCACCCGGCCAGTAATCGACAATATCCGCACCGCGGTGGCCGCCGCGCGCACCGCCGGGATCCAGATAATCTGGTTCCAGAACGGCTGGGATGAACAGTACGTGGAGGCGGGCGGCCCCGGCTCGCCCAACTTTCACAAATCCAATGCGCTGAAAACCATGCGCCAGCGCCCGGAGCTGCAGGGCAAGCTACTGGCGAAAGGCGGCTGGGATTACCAACTGGTGAACGAGCTGGTGCCGGAGCCGGGCGATATCGTGCTGCCGAAACCGCGCTACAGCGGCTTCTTTAATACCCCGCTGGACAGCATTTTGCGCAGCCGCGGGATCCGCCACCTGATCTTTACCGGCATCGCCACCAACGTCTGCGTGGAATCGACCCTGCGCGACGGCTTTTTCCTCGAATACTTCGGCGTGGTGCTGGAAGACGCCACCCATCAGGCCGGGCCGGCGTTTGCCCAGCAGGCCGCGCTGTTCAATATCGAAACCTTTTTTGGCTGGGTCAGTGATGTCGCCACCTTCTGCGACGCCCTCTCTCCCGCCGCCTGTGCCCGTATCGCCTGA
- the putA gene encoding trifunctional transcriptional regulator/proline dehydrogenase/L-glutamate gamma-semialdehyde dehydrogenase has translation MGMTTMGVKLDDATRERIKSAATRIDRTPHWLIKQAIFNYLEKLESNDDLPELPALLAGAANESDEHAEAAEEVHQPFLEFAEQILPQSVSRAAITAAYRRAETDAVPMLLEQARLPEPIASQAHSLAYQLAEKLRSQKTATGRAGMVQSLLQEFSLSSQEGVALMCLAEALLRIPDKATRDALIRDKISNGNWHSHIGRSPSLFVNAATWGLLFTGRLVSTHNEASLSRSLNRIIGKSGEPLIRKGVDMAMRLMGEQFVTGETIAEALANARKLEDKGFRYSYDMLGEAALTAADAQAYLVSYQQAIHAIGKASNGRGIYEGPGISIKLSALHPRYSRAQYDRVMEELYPRLKSLTLLARQYDIGINIDAEEADRLEISLDLLEKLCFEPELAGWNGIGFVIQAYQKRCPFVIDYLIDLATRSRRRLMIRLVKGAYWDSEIKRAQMDGLEGYPVYTRKVYTDVSYLACAKKLLGVPNLIYPQFATHNAHTLAAIYQLAGQNYYPGQYEFQCLHGMGEPLYEQVTGKVADGKLNRPCRIYAPVGTHETLLAYLVRRLLENGANTSFVNRIADATLPLDELVADPVQAVEKMAAQEGQVGLPHPKIALPRELYGSGRVNSSGLDLANEHRLASLSSSLLNSALQKWQAKPILEQPVSNGEMQPVINPAEPKDIVGFAREATEQEVDLALDSAVNNAPIWFATPPQERAAILERAAVLMEDQMQQLIGILVREAGKTFSNAIAEVREAVDFLHYYAGQVRDDFDNETHRPLGPVVCISPWNFPLAIFTGQIAAALAAGNSVLAKPAEQTPLIAAQGINILLEAGVPAGVVQLLPGRGETVGAKLTADNRVRGVMFTGSTEVASLLQRNIATRLDAQGRPTPLIAETGGMNAMIVDSSALTEQVVVDVVASAFDSAGQRCSALRVLCLQDDIADHTLKMLRGAMGECRMGNPGRLTTDIGPVIDAEAKAKIENHIQAMRAKGRPVFQAVRENSEDAREWTSGTFVAPTLIELASFDELKKEVFGPVLHVVRYNRNNLDALIDQINASGYGLTLGVHTRIDETIAQVTGSAKVGNLYVNRNMVGAVVGVQPFGGEGLSGTGPKAGGPMYLYRLLANRPANALGVTLGRQDAQYPVDTQVKAVLTQPLEALAAWAEKRPELRALCQQYGELAQAGTQRVLPGPTGERNTWTLMPRERVLCVADNEQDALVQLAAAMATGCEVLWPEDGLHRDLAKQLPKAVTERIRFAKADVLIGQPFDAVIYHGDSDQLRELCEQVAARSGAIVSVQGFARGEDNLQLERLYVERSLSVNTAAAGGNASLMTIG, from the coding sequence ATGGGCATGACCACCATGGGGGTTAAGCTGGATGACGCGACCCGCGAACGGATTAAATCGGCAGCCACGCGGATCGACCGCACGCCGCACTGGTTAATTAAGCAGGCCATCTTTAACTATCTGGAAAAGCTGGAGAGCAACGACGACCTGCCAGAGCTGCCTGCCCTGCTGGCCGGTGCCGCCAATGAGAGCGACGAGCACGCCGAGGCCGCAGAAGAGGTCCACCAGCCGTTCCTCGAATTTGCCGAGCAGATCCTGCCCCAGTCGGTGAGCCGCGCGGCTATTACCGCCGCCTACCGCCGCGCCGAGACCGACGCCGTGCCGATGCTGCTGGAACAGGCCCGCCTGCCGGAGCCCATTGCCTCCCAGGCCCACAGCCTGGCGTATCAGTTGGCCGAGAAACTGCGCAGCCAGAAAACTGCCACCGGTCGTGCCGGGATGGTGCAGAGCCTGCTGCAGGAGTTCTCCCTCTCCTCGCAGGAGGGCGTGGCCCTGATGTGTCTGGCGGAAGCGCTGCTGCGTATCCCGGACAAAGCCACCCGCGACGCGCTGATCCGCGACAAGATCAGCAACGGCAACTGGCACTCCCACATTGGCCGCAGCCCGTCGCTGTTCGTTAACGCCGCCACCTGGGGTCTGCTGTTCACCGGCCGTCTGGTCTCGACCCATAACGAAGCCAGCCTCTCCCGCTCCCTGAACCGCATTATCGGCAAAAGCGGCGAGCCGCTGATCCGCAAAGGCGTGGACATGGCGATGCGCCTGATGGGCGAGCAGTTTGTTACCGGTGAAACCATCGCCGAAGCGCTGGCCAACGCCCGCAAGCTGGAAGATAAAGGCTTCCGCTACTCCTACGACATGCTGGGCGAAGCGGCGCTGACCGCCGCCGACGCGCAGGCCTATCTGGTCTCTTACCAGCAGGCGATCCACGCCATCGGGAAAGCGTCCAACGGTCGCGGCATTTATGAAGGCCCGGGCATCTCTATCAAACTGTCCGCCCTGCACCCGCGCTATAGCCGCGCCCAGTACGATCGGGTGATGGAAGAGCTCTACCCGCGCCTGAAGTCCCTGACCCTGCTGGCGCGCCAGTATGACATCGGGATCAACATTGACGCCGAAGAGGCTGATCGGCTGGAGATCTCCCTCGATCTGCTGGAAAAACTGTGCTTCGAGCCGGAACTGGCGGGCTGGAACGGGATTGGCTTTGTTATTCAGGCCTACCAGAAGCGCTGCCCGTTTGTGATTGATTACCTGATCGACCTCGCCACCCGCAGCCGTCGCCGCCTGATGATCCGTCTGGTGAAAGGCGCGTACTGGGACAGCGAGATCAAACGCGCCCAGATGGACGGTCTGGAGGGCTATCCGGTCTACACCCGCAAGGTCTACACCGACGTCTCCTACCTCGCCTGCGCCAAAAAGCTGCTCGGCGTGCCGAACCTGATCTATCCGCAGTTCGCCACCCACAACGCCCATACCCTGGCGGCTATCTACCAGCTCGCCGGTCAGAACTACTACCCGGGCCAGTACGAGTTCCAGTGCCTGCACGGCATGGGTGAACCGCTGTACGAGCAGGTCACCGGTAAAGTGGCGGACGGCAAACTGAACCGTCCGTGCCGTATTTATGCCCCGGTCGGCACCCATGAAACCCTGCTGGCCTACCTGGTGCGTCGTCTGCTGGAGAACGGGGCTAACACCTCCTTCGTAAACCGCATCGCCGACGCCACCCTGCCGCTGGACGAGCTGGTGGCGGATCCGGTGCAGGCCGTCGAGAAAATGGCTGCCCAGGAAGGCCAGGTGGGCCTGCCGCATCCGAAGATTGCCCTGCCGCGCGAGCTGTACGGCAGCGGGCGCGTCAACTCCTCCGGTCTGGACCTGGCGAACGAACACCGCCTGGCGTCGCTCTCCTCGTCGCTGCTTAACAGCGCCCTGCAAAAATGGCAGGCGAAACCCATCCTCGAGCAGCCGGTCAGCAACGGCGAAATGCAGCCGGTGATCAACCCGGCCGAGCCGAAAGATATCGTCGGCTTTGCCCGGGAAGCGACCGAACAGGAAGTGGATCTGGCCCTCGACAGCGCGGTAAACAACGCGCCGATCTGGTTCGCCACTCCGCCGCAGGAGCGTGCCGCCATTCTGGAGCGCGCGGCGGTGCTGATGGAAGATCAGATGCAGCAGCTGATTGGCATTCTGGTGCGCGAGGCGGGTAAAACCTTCAGCAACGCCATCGCCGAAGTGCGCGAGGCCGTTGACTTCCTGCACTACTATGCCGGTCAGGTCCGCGACGACTTTGACAACGAAACCCACCGCCCGCTGGGGCCGGTAGTCTGTATCAGCCCGTGGAACTTCCCGCTGGCGATCTTCACCGGGCAGATTGCTGCCGCCCTGGCCGCAGGCAACAGCGTGCTGGCGAAACCGGCCGAACAAACCCCGCTGATTGCCGCCCAGGGGATTAACATCCTGCTGGAAGCCGGCGTCCCGGCGGGCGTGGTGCAGCTGCTGCCGGGCCGCGGCGAGACCGTCGGTGCCAAACTGACCGCCGACAACCGCGTGCGCGGGGTGATGTTCACCGGCTCCACCGAAGTGGCCTCCCTGCTGCAACGCAATATCGCTACCCGTCTCGATGCCCAGGGCCGACCGACCCCGCTGATCGCCGAAACCGGCGGGATGAACGCGATGATCGTCGACTCCTCCGCCCTCACCGAGCAGGTGGTGGTGGACGTGGTGGCCTCGGCCTTCGACAGCGCCGGACAGCGCTGCTCCGCCCTGCGCGTGCTCTGCCTGCAGGATGACATCGCGGACCACACCCTGAAGATGCTGCGTGGTGCGATGGGCGAATGCCGGATGGGCAACCCGGGCCGTCTGACTACTGACATCGGGCCGGTGATCGATGCTGAAGCGAAAGCCAAAATCGAGAACCACATCCAGGCGATGCGCGCCAAGGGCCGTCCGGTGTTCCAGGCGGTGCGTGAGAACAGCGAAGACGCCCGGGAGTGGACCAGCGGCACCTTTGTGGCCCCTACCCTGATCGAACTGGCGAGCTTCGACGAGCTGAAAAAAGAGGTCTTTGGCCCGGTACTGCACGTGGTGCGCTACAACCGTAACAACCTCGATGCGCTTATCGACCAGATCAACGCCTCCGGCTACGGCCTGACGCTGGGCGTGCATACCCGTATCGACGAAACCATCGCCCAGGTGACCGGCAGCGCGAAGGTCGGCAACCTGTACGTGAACCGCAATATGGTTGGCGCGGTCGTCGGCGTGCAGCCGTTCGGCGGCGAAGGGCTGTCGGGCACCGGCCCGAAAGCCGGTGGTCCAATGTACCTGTACCGCCTGCTGGCGAACCGTCCGGCCAACGCCCTCGGCGTGACCCTGGGTCGTCAGGATGCACAGTATCCGGTGGATACGCAGGTGAAAGCCGTGCTGACCCAGCCGCTGGAAGCTCTGGCGGCCTGGGCGGAAAAACGTCCTGAACTGCGTGCCCTGTGCCAGCAGTATGGCGAGCTGGCGCAGGCCGGTACCCAGCGCGTGCTGCCTGGCCCGACCGGCGAGCGCAACACATGGACGTTAATGCCGCGTGAGCGCGTGCTGTGCGTGGCGGATAACGAGCAGGATGCGCTGGTTCAGCTGGCAGCGGCGATGGCCACCGGGTGTGAAGTGCTGTGGCCGGAAGATGGCCTGCACCGCGACCTGGCGAAGCAGCTGCCGAAAGCGGTGACCGAACGTATTCGCTTTGCCAAGGCGGATGTGCTGATCGGCCAGCCGTTTGACGCGGTGATTTACCACGGTGATTCCGACCAGCTGCGCGAGCTGTGCGAGCAGGTGGCGGCCCGTAGCGGCGCGATTGTCTCGGTGCAGGGCTTCGCCCGCGGCGAGGACAACCTCCAGCTCGAACGTCTGTACGTGGAGCGCTCCCTCAGCGTCAACACCGCCGCCGCAGGCGGGAACGCCAGCCTGATGACCATCGGCTAA
- the rutR gene encoding HTH-type transcriptional regulator RutR, which produces MAQGAVKTTGKRSQAVSAKKQAILAAALETFSQFGIHGTRLEQVAELAGVSKTNLLYYFPSKEALYVSVLQQILDIWLAPLKAFREELTPLVAIQQYIRLKLEVSRDYPQASRLFCLEMLQGAPLLKTVLSGDMKSLVDEKSAIIAGWVDTGKLAPVDPHHLIFMIWAATQHYADFSAQVEAVTGKSLKDDDFFHSTVDNVQRMIIEGIRVR; this is translated from the coding sequence ATGGCGCAAGGCGCAGTGAAAACAACCGGTAAACGTTCGCAGGCGGTAAGCGCGAAAAAACAGGCGATCCTCGCGGCGGCGCTGGAGACTTTCTCGCAGTTTGGCATTCACGGCACGCGGCTGGAGCAGGTGGCTGAGCTGGCGGGGGTGTCAAAAACCAATCTGCTCTATTACTTCCCCTCGAAAGAGGCGCTGTACGTTTCCGTCCTGCAACAGATCCTTGATATCTGGCTGGCACCGCTGAAGGCGTTTCGTGAGGAGCTGACGCCGCTGGTGGCGATCCAGCAGTATATTCGCCTCAAGCTGGAGGTCTCCCGGGACTATCCTCAGGCCTCGCGGCTGTTCTGCCTGGAGATGCTGCAGGGGGCCCCGCTGCTGAAAACGGTGCTGAGCGGGGACATGAAATCGCTGGTGGACGAGAAGTCGGCAATCATTGCCGGGTGGGTGGACACCGGGAAACTGGCCCCGGTGGATCCCCACCATCTGATCTTTATGATTTGGGCCGCCACCCAGCACTACGCCGACTTTTCCGCCCAGGTGGAGGCGGTGACCGGCAAGTCGCTCAAGGATGACGACTTCTTCCACAGCACCGTGGATAACGTGCAGCGGATGATTATCGAAGGGATCCGGGTGCGTTAA